The Brassica oleracea var. oleracea cultivar TO1000 chromosome C6, BOL, whole genome shotgun sequence genome includes a region encoding these proteins:
- the LOC106296935 gene encoding protein indeterminate-domain 14-like, with product MIDYERSNNTKNVNHHRNPPPSSSSSDLLPDGNGAAVTQKRKRRPAGTPDPEAEVVSLSPRTLLESDRYVCEICNQGFQRDQNLQMHRRRHKVPWKLLKRETNEEVKKRVYVCPEPTCLHHNPCHALGDLVGIKKHFRRKHSNHKQWICERCSKGYAVQSDYKAHLKTCGTRGHSCDCGRVFSRVESFIEHQDNCTMRQSQPSSHRVQQQQQHTANAAQTASTAENIDLSIGPVLPGHPLLRKSPPSDQQPSDFFYPFVGSTAGSGIELQLLPSRASADDTNLSLSIGMDTTMPSYEKGETSLLLGEREEAKRQIEIAELEYAEAKRIRQHARGELHKAQLYREEASRRISATIMQITCHNCKKHFQAVAASSPSPRLPQPPCTDESTSLAVSYASSATTEGEKASDRASS from the exons ATGATAGACTACGAGAGAAGCAATAACACCAAGAACGTCAACCATCATCGGAATCCTCCTCCGTCTTCATCTTCCTCCGATCTTCTTCCCGATGGCAATGGAGCCGCCGTGACCCAAAAGAGGAAACGACGACCCGCTGGGACACCAG ATCCAGAGGCGGAGGTTGTATCTTTATCTCCAAGAACGCTACTAGAATCAGACAGGTACGTGTGTGAGATCTGTAACCAAGGGTTTCAGAGAGACCAGAATCTACAGATGCACAGGAGAAGACATAAAGTTCCATGGAAGCTTTTAAAGAGAGAAACCAACGAGGAAGTGAAGAAGAGGGTCTACGTCTGTCCGGAGCCGACGTGTCTCCACCACAACCCTTGCCATGCCCTCGGAGATCTCGTGGGAATCAAGAAACACTTTCGAAGGAAACACAGTAACCATAAGCAATGGATCTGCGAGAGATGCTCAAAAGGCTACGCTGTTCAGTCTGATTACAAAGCTCATCTTAAAACATGTGGCACTCGCGGCCATTCCTGCGATTGCGGCCGCGTTTTCTCCAG AGTGGAGAGTTTTATAGAGCACCAAGATAATTGCACCATGCGCCAATCTCAACCATCCAGCCACCGTGTACAACAGCAGCAGCAACATACCGCAAACGCTGCACAAACCGCTTCAACCGCCGAAAATATTGACCTCTCTATTGGTCCAGTTTTACCAGGACATCCTTTGCTAAGAAAATCTCCACCGTCTGATCAACAACCTTCGGATTTTTTTTATCCTTTCGTTGGCTCAACCGCTGGTAGTGGCATTGAGCTTCAGCTACTTCCATCTCGGGCTAGTGCTGATGATACCAACCTTAGTCTGTCAATAGGGATGGATACGACAATGCCAAGCTACGAGAAGGGAGAGACGAGCTTACTATTGGGAGAAAGGGAGGAAGCAAAAAGGCAAATAGAGATTGCGGAACTGGAGTATGCTGAAGCCAAGAGAATAAGGCAACATGCGAGAGGTGAGCTTCATAAAGCGCAACTTTATAGAGAAGAAGCAAGTAGGAGGATTAGTGCAACGATAATGCAAATCACTTGCCATAATTGCAAGAAACACTTTCAAGCTGTTGCTGCTTCGTCTCCTTCTCCTCGTCTTCCACAGCCACCTTGTACCGATGAGAGTACGTCTCTTGCCGTGAGCTATGCGTCATCGGCGACGACCGAAGGTGAAAAAGCGAGTGATAGAGCATCTTCATAG